DNA sequence from the Antedon mediterranea chromosome 7, ecAntMedi1.1, whole genome shotgun sequence genome:
AGAACTTGTTCTCCTGTTTTATCTGCTCTATTTGTACAATCTCCATCAACAATAACATTCTTAATTTCCTTCTTTTGCTCATCAGCTGATTCATAAATCTGATTTTCCTCCATGACACTCTCCTTACTATTTTCCAGCATCTCCTGATTTTCTCCTTTTGTTGTTGGATTTACTTTCAAGTCAACCTCAACATATTCATGATCATCTGGTGGTGCTGATTTAAATGAAAGGTTTTGTTTATATTCAGAGCGTCTTCTTACATaataaatgatgaaaataatcaGAAGTAGAATGATGACAAAAGCTACTGACATGATGGCTATTAGATATATTGGGACACTGTCATTAGGTTCTTCTGGTTTATTTACAGTTaacatttgtttgtttcttgTTGTACTATCATTAGATTCTGTGGAAGTGGTTGTGATAGTACTTTCTAATGTTGAGAAGTATTTTGTCAAAgttgttttttcaataaaagGTTCAACAGATGCGCTTCCTTCAAAAGGCGAGTCTGTGTCTGTTCCTTCTGTTGATCCAGGGATCTCATTTATAGAACATGATTTTGTTGTGCTTATCGTTCCAGATTCACTAACATTACAAGTGAGACCATGTGGTACAATGTCAGCTGGGTTGTATGTGTAATTTAATGTACATACATTAGATGATGAACAACTTTCTGTGGTTAGAGTGTTTCCATTGCTTCTCCATATCAATGATTCCATATCTGAAGTGTTGTTGTAGGAACAGGATGCGATAGAACTAGAATCATTAATTTGTAAACTTGTGCATTTAGGTAATGACTTATAAATATGTAAAGTAACTGTATTTAATTTGCTATAACTACCTGTAATAAATGTAAATCCGCATTCATATGTTACATTAAGATATTTCCAGATATTAATATCATCAGGAATCGTGATAAAAAGACTATAGTCTGCACCTTCACCAGAGATTGCATAATAACTTGTCAGAAAGCCAAGCACAGTACTATCTAGTATTCTGTCACTACTGATGTAATCACCATGGGCATGCCACCTAACACTTCCATCCATCAGTTGATCATTAGTAGTACAAGGAAGAGATACATTCTGTCCAGGTGTGGCTGTAATAACTTctccaaataaaaataatgattgtttATCCATCAAGCACATTAATAGAATAATCCGCAACAAGATGGTATATCTGGCCATTTCCAACTTCTTTAATTTcgtcatgaatatttatgaatttataatgGCTGTTCTTTTTGACTGTGATATTTCTGCTTAGAATCagattttataataaaagtagTGCCTAATTGATCCCAAAGTATAAATACTGTGTACCTCTTTACCCATCCACACACATCATAACCCTAGTTGGAAATAAATATAACCTAGTTGTTTCCTACAGCTTTTGTTACTTAatgcaattaattaaaaaagagTAGTTGTAAAATCTTTGAGTTTTTATTTACTTAGTTTCACTTCACAGATCACAGGGGGCAATGAGGAAGTAAATATCACACTGTAAAACATTCGGAAATTTAAAAGTATACAAAGTCACAAAAGtcattgtaaatttttttcTCTCTAGATGGCaagtaatttatttgaaaaattaaatttgatctAAATTATTTTCTTCTAAATTGTCAAACTGTCTCTATACATTTTTGTGTTTATCCATCTGAGCTGTAGGTAGTTGCAAgtatgttgattttaatttgttctttgAAGAATGTACTAGTAACAGATTTTCTGTTGAAGCACAAAAGTTTCCAATCAAAAATggtaaatgaataaatgaaagaTAGAACACTGTGTTACAGTTCAGAGTTCAATGACGAAGTAAACACCATTGTGCAAtacagaattttattttcaaatctcAGACACAGACTATACTATATTATAAAGTTCTATTGTAATTCCATCTTATAGTAATTCATTTTTACAGACCAGCCCAAaagtttgttctttttttaactTTGGTTATTAAGTGACTTATAATTTCACtgcttttaaattaaattttaattcaatatCTTCAATTAAGGTCTACAAATCTCCTTGTCTTATGCTAATTTTAACAAAGGTTTATTTAACATTTGCAAAAGcatttttgattaatttaaGCTTTATGAggtctaaaatatattttttattgtttagtaAAGTTTTGTCATTCTAGTTCTGTTAACACTTTCAAAGTTATTTTATTCTCATTCTAACAAATCAAGTAAAAGTTTTAAGTTTTTCTATTCAAGTTCTAACACTTCATAGTGAACATAAGCTGGAATTTTAGTTCCTTTTTTGTCCGATTCCTTCTGATCTAATTTAGCATTATTTATATTGATGTCATCAAGTGATTCATAGGCTTCTTTTTCATGGTATACAATGCCATCATTTGTTCCATCTTCATTGCTATTCTCTAATGCACTCTTCTTGAATGCCTCACTTTGTTCAAGAACTTGTTCTCCAGTTTTGTATATTCTCTTTGTATACTCTCCATCAACAATAACATTCTTAATTTCCTTTTTTTGCTTCTTTGCaacattaccatcatcattaaTCTGTTTCCCATTCATGTCAGCTGATTCATAAATCCAGTTTTCCTCCATGACACTCTCTTTACTATTTTCCAGTATCTCTTGATTTTCACCGTTCTTTTGCTTATTTGCAACATTTTGTTTCCCATTCATGTCAGCTGATTGATAAATCTGATTTTCCTCCATGACACTCTCCTTACTATTTTCCAGCATCTCCTGATTTTCTCCTTTTGTTGTTGGATTTACTTTCAAGTCAACCTCAACATATTCATGATCATCTGGAGTTGCTGATTTGAATGATGGGTTTTGTTTATATTCAGAGCGTCTTCTTACATaataaatgatgaaaataatcaGAAATAGAATTACGACACAAGATACTGACATAATGACTATTAGATGTATTGACTGATTAGAATTGGTTGGGTTGCTTACAGTTGaatgtatttgtttgtttctgTCCCTTGGTTCTGTGGTGCCTGTGCTTTTGGTACTTTctaatgttgtttttgttgtatttttgtcTCTGTGTTCTgcagtttttgttttaaatgagaCTGAGCCTgttgttttttcaataaaagatACACTAGTTGTGCTTCCTTGGGATGACAGGTCTGTCTCTGTTTCTGTGGATGTTGTAGAAGGCATATTATTTGTAGGTAATGACAGATAAatcttcaaaataaatttgtttagtATATCATAATTGCCACTCCATGTTAACCTGCATTCGTAtgtttcattaaaatgtttCCAGACATTAATATCATCTGGAATCTTGATTAAAAGACTATAATTATGACCAGTACCAGGGATTGCAAAATAACTTGTCTGTAACCCAAGTGTAGTATTAATAACTGTTCTTCCAGTAGTGATGTAAGCTTGACGGGTAAACCACCTAACAATTCCAACATTCACACAAGTAAGCAATACATTCTGTCCAGGTGTGGCTGTAATAAAAGTCTCT
Encoded proteins:
- the LOC140055004 gene encoding uncharacterized protein gives rise to the protein MGKHILLWFMILLVYLWHKHSLFVFGETETFITATPGQNVLLTCVNVGIVRWFTRQAYITTGRTVINTTLGLQTSYFAIPGTGHNYSLLIKIPDDINVWKHFNETYECRLTWSGNYDILNKFILKIYLSLPTNNMPSTTSTETETDLSSQGSTTSVSFIEKTTGSVSFKTKTAEHRDKNTTKTTLESTKSTGTTEPRDRNKQIHSTVSNPTNSNQSIHLIVIMSVSCVVILFLIIFIIYYVRRRSEYKQNPSFKSATPDDHEYVEVDLKVNPTTKGENQEMLENSKESVMEENQIYQSADMNGKQNVANKQKNGENQEILENSKESVMEENWIYESADMNGKQINDDGNVAKKQKKEIKNVIVDGEYTKRIYKTGEQVLEQSEAFKKSALENSNEDGTNDGIVYHEKEAYESLDDININNAKLDQKESDKKGTKIPAYVHYEVLELE